Proteins encoded within one genomic window of Flavobacterium sp. NG2:
- the rpoC gene encoding DNA-directed RNA polymerase subunit beta', which produces MMNNRNNKDKNQVKRFDKISIGLASPESILKESRGEVLKPETINYRTHKPERDGLFCERIFGPVKDFECACGKYKRIRYKGIICDRCGVEVTEKKVRRDRVGHINLVVPIAHIWYFRSLPNKIGYILGLPSKKLDMIIYYERYVVIQAGIAKNTDGESLQRLDFLTEEEYLNILDTLPQENQYLDDMDPNKFVAKMGAECIMDLLARIDLDQLSYQLRHSANNETSKQRKTEALKRLQVVESFRESNLNRENRPEWMIMKVVPVIPPELRPLVPLDGGRFATSDLNDLYRRVIIRNNRLKRLMEIKAPEVILRNEKRMLQESVDSLFDNTRKASAVKTESNRPLKSLSDSLKGKQGRFRQNLLGKRVDYSARSVIVVGPELKLFECGLPKDMAAELYKPFVIRKLIERGIVKTVKSAKKIIDKKEPVVWDILENVIKGHPVLLNRAPTLHRLGIQAFQPKLIEGKAIQLHPLVCTAFNADFDGDQMAVHLPLGPEAILEAQLLMLASHNILNPANGAPITVPSQDMVLGLYYMTKERLSTPEKTILGQDLTFYSAEEVNIALNEGRLELNARVKIRAKDFNDNGELVYKIIQTTAGRVLFNEVVPEAAGYINDVLTKKNLRDIIGHVLNSTSVPETAAFLDNMKDMGYKFAFRGGLSFSLGDIRIPDQKPQLIADAREQVIGISANYNMGLITNNERYNQVIDVWTSANAQLTELAMKNIREDQQGFNSVYMMLDSGARGSKEQIRQLTGMRGLMAKPKKSTAGGGEIIENPILSNFKEGLSILEYFISTHGARKGLADTALKTADAGYLTRRLHDVSQDVIVNIEDCGTLRGVEVSALKKNEEIVESLGERILGRVALQDVINPLTSEVLVASGEQITEATMKLIEASPLEKVEVRSPLTCEALKGICAKCYGRNLATGKMTQRGEAVGVIAAQSIGEPGTQLTLRTFHVGGVAGGISEESSIIAKFAGKLEVEDLKTVKGEDNEGKEVDIVVSRSTELKLVDERTGIVLNTHNIPYGSSIFVKDGQSIAKGDVICKWDPYNGVIVSEFTGKIAYEDLEQGQSYMVEIDEQTGFQEKVISESRTKKLIPTLLVYGNDGELIRSYNLPVGAHLMVENGEKIKAGKVLVKIPRRSSKSGDITGGLPRITELLEARNPSNPAVVSEIDGVVSFGKIKRGNREIVIESKFGDVRKYLVKLSSQILVQENDFVRAGVPLSDGAITPDDILRIQGPAAVQQYLVNEIQEVYRLQGVKINDKHFEVVIRQMMRKVRVQDPGDTLFLEDQLIHTKDFIVENDKLYGMKVVEDAGDSSNLKEGQIVTLRQLRDENSLLKRSDKNLVVARDVITATATPVLQGITRASLQTKSFISAASFQETTKVLNEAAVAGKIDYLEGLKENVIVGHRIPAGTGMREYDNAIVGSKEDYNDMMANKEEYIY; this is translated from the coding sequence ATGATGAATAATAGAAATAATAAAGATAAAAACCAAGTTAAAAGGTTTGATAAAATCTCAATAGGTCTTGCTTCTCCAGAATCTATCTTGAAGGAATCAAGAGGTGAAGTTTTAAAACCAGAAACAATTAACTACCGTACGCACAAGCCAGAGCGTGACGGTCTTTTCTGTGAAAGAATTTTCGGACCTGTAAAAGATTTTGAATGTGCTTGTGGTAAGTATAAAAGAATTAGATATAAAGGAATTATCTGTGACCGTTGTGGTGTAGAAGTTACTGAGAAAAAAGTACGTAGAGATAGAGTAGGTCACATCAATCTTGTTGTGCCAATTGCTCATATTTGGTATTTCCGTTCTCTACCTAACAAAATTGGATATATTCTTGGTTTACCATCTAAGAAATTAGATATGATTATTTACTACGAAAGATACGTAGTAATTCAAGCAGGTATTGCTAAGAATACAGATGGAGAATCTCTTCAAAGATTAGATTTCTTGACTGAAGAAGAGTATTTAAATATTTTAGATACTCTTCCACAAGAAAATCAATATTTAGATGATATGGATCCTAATAAATTTGTTGCCAAAATGGGAGCAGAATGTATAATGGATTTATTAGCGCGTATTGATTTGGATCAATTGTCATACCAATTGAGACATTCAGCTAATAACGAAACATCTAAACAACGTAAAACTGAAGCACTAAAAAGATTGCAAGTTGTGGAATCTTTCCGTGAGTCTAACTTAAACCGTGAAAATCGTCCTGAATGGATGATAATGAAAGTGGTTCCGGTTATTCCGCCAGAATTACGTCCGCTTGTGCCACTTGACGGAGGTCGTTTTGCAACTTCAGATTTAAATGACTTATATCGTCGTGTAATCATTCGTAACAACCGTTTGAAAAGATTGATGGAGATCAAAGCTCCTGAAGTAATCTTAAGAAACGAAAAACGTATGTTGCAAGAATCTGTAGATTCATTATTTGATAACACTCGTAAAGCTTCTGCTGTTAAAACAGAATCTAACAGACCATTAAAATCACTGTCTGATTCCTTAAAAGGTAAGCAAGGACGTTTCCGTCAAAACTTACTTGGAAAACGTGTGGATTATTCTGCTCGTTCGGTAATTGTTGTTGGTCCTGAATTAAAATTATTTGAATGCGGATTGCCAAAAGATATGGCAGCTGAATTATATAAACCTTTTGTGATTCGTAAATTAATCGAAAGAGGAATTGTAAAAACAGTTAAATCGGCTAAGAAAATTATAGATAAAAAAGAGCCTGTAGTTTGGGATATCCTAGAAAATGTAATTAAAGGACATCCAGTATTGCTGAACCGTGCTCCTACTTTGCACAGATTGGGTATTCAAGCTTTCCAACCTAAATTAATTGAAGGTAAAGCTATCCAATTACACCCATTAGTATGTACGGCATTTAATGCGGATTTTGATGGGGATCAAATGGCGGTTCACTTGCCATTAGGACCTGAAGCAATTTTGGAAGCACAACTATTGATGTTGGCATCTCACAATATCTTGAACCCTGCAAATGGTGCTCCTATTACTGTACCTTCTCAGGATATGGTCTTGGGTCTATATTATATGACCAAAGAAAGATTATCAACTCCTGAGAAAACTATTTTAGGGCAAGATTTGACTTTCTATTCTGCTGAAGAGGTAAATATTGCCTTAAATGAAGGAAGATTAGAATTGAATGCTCGTGTGAAAATTAGAGCAAAAGATTTTAATGATAATGGTGAGTTGGTTTATAAAATCATTCAAACTACAGCGGGACGTGTATTATTTAACGAAGTAGTACCGGAAGCTGCTGGATATATTAACGATGTATTGACTAAGAAAAATCTTAGAGATATTATCGGTCACGTATTGAATTCAACTAGTGTGCCTGAAACGGCTGCCTTCTTGGATAATATGAAAGATATGGGGTATAAATTTGCCTTTAGAGGTGGATTGTCATTCTCATTAGGGGATATTAGAATTCCAGATCAAAAGCCACAATTAATCGCTGATGCAAGGGAGCAAGTAATTGGTATTTCTGCTAACTATAACATGGGTCTTATTACAAATAATGAGCGTTACAACCAAGTTATTGATGTGTGGACTTCTGCAAATGCACAATTGACGGAGTTAGCAATGAAAAATATTAGAGAAGACCAACAAGGTTTCAACTCTGTATATATGATGCTTGATTCTGGAGCAAGGGGTTCTAAAGAACAAATTCGTCAGTTAACTGGTATGCGTGGTTTGATGGCTAAGCCTAAAAAATCGACTGCTGGTGGTGGTGAAATTATTGAAAACCCGATTCTTTCGAACTTTAAAGAAGGTCTTTCTATCCTTGAGTACTTTATTTCTACGCACGGTGCTCGTAAAGGACTTGCGGATACTGCCTTGAAAACGGCGGATGCGGGTTACTTAACAAGAAGACTTCATGATGTATCGCAAGATGTTATTGTAAATATTGAAGATTGCGGTACTCTTAGAGGTGTTGAAGTTTCGGCATTGAAAAAGAATGAAGAAATAGTTGAATCACTTGGAGAAAGAATCTTAGGACGTGTTGCTTTACAAGATGTTATCAATCCATTAACTAGTGAAGTTTTAGTGGCATCAGGAGAACAAATTACTGAGGCTACAATGAAGTTGATTGAAGCTTCTCCTTTGGAAAAAGTTGAAGTTCGTTCACCGTTGACTTGTGAAGCGTTAAAAGGAATTTGTGCTAAATGTTACGGACGTAACTTAGCTACTGGAAAAATGACTCAAAGAGGTGAGGCTGTAGGTGTAATTGCTGCACAATCTATTGGAGAGCCTGGTACACAGTTAACACTTCGTACGTTCCACGTTGGAGGGGTTGCAGGAGGTATATCTGAAGAATCAAGTATCATTGCGAAATTCGCTGGTAAACTTGAAGTTGAAGATTTGAAAACAGTTAAAGGAGAAGATAACGAAGGAAAAGAAGTTGATATTGTTGTTTCTCGTTCTACTGAATTAAAATTAGTTGACGAAAGAACAGGTATTGTTTTAAATACACATAACATTCCTTACGGTTCTAGTATCTTTGTAAAAGACGGTCAGTCAATTGCAAAAGGTGATGTAATCTGTAAATGGGATCCATATAATGGAGTTATTGTTTCTGAGTTTACTGGTAAAATTGCTTACGAAGATTTAGAACAGGGTCAATCATATATGGTTGAAATTGATGAGCAAACTGGTTTCCAAGAAAAAGTAATTTCTGAGTCTAGAACTAAAAAATTAATTCCTACTTTATTAGTTTATGGTAATGATGGTGAATTAATTCGTTCATACAACTTACCAGTTGGAGCTCACTTAATGGTTGAGAACGGAGAGAAAATTAAAGCAGGTAAAGTATTGGTTAAGATTCCACGTCGTTCTTCTAAATCAGGAGATATCACAGGAGGTTTGCCAAGAATTACCGAACTTTTAGAAGCTCGTAATCCTTCGAATCCAGCAGTAGTTTCAGAGATTGATGGTGTTGTTTCTTTTGGAAAAATTAAAAGAGGTAACCGTGAGATTGTTATCGAATCTAAATTTGGTGATGTTAGAAAATACCTTGTTAAACTTTCAAGTCAAATTCTTGTACAAGAAAATGACTTCGTAAGAGCGGGTGTTCCTTTGTCAGATGGAGCAATTACTCCAGACGATATTTTAAGAATTCAAGGTCCAGCTGCTGTTCAGCAGTACTTGGTGAATGAAATTCAAGAAGTATACCGTCTACAAGGGGTGAAAATTAACGATAAGCACTTTGAAGTAGTAATTCGTCAAATGATGCGTAAAGTAAGAGTTCAAGATCCAGGTGATACATTGTTCTTAGAAGATCAATTAATTCATACTAAAGATTTTATTGTTGAGAATGATAAGTTGTACGGTATGAAAGTGGTAGAAGACGCTGGAGATTCTTCTAATTTAAAAGAAGGTCAAATCGTTACTTTACGTCAATTACGTGATGAGAATTCATTGTTGAAGCGTTCTGATAAGAACTTAGTTGTAGCTCGTGATGTTATTACAGCAACTGCTACTCCAGTATTACAAGGTATTACTAGAGCGTCTCTTCAAACGAAATCATTCATCTCAGCTGCTTCTTTCCAAGAAACAACTAAAGTGTTAAACGAAGCTGCAGTAGCAGGTAAGATTGATTACTTAGAAGGATTGAAAGAAAATGTAATTGTAGGACATAGAATTCCAGCAGGTACAGGTATGAGAGAATACGATAATGCTATTGTAGGTTCTAAGGAAGATTACAATGATATGATGGCAAACAAAGAAGAATATATTTATTAA
- a CDS encoding DUF3467 domain-containing protein, whose protein sequence is MKDQQEQINIELDEKTAEGIYSNLAIINHSSSEFVLDFVSIMPGIPKAKVKSRIVLTPQHAKRLLKAIGDNIHRFELANGEIKDTEQSPIPLNFGPAGQA, encoded by the coding sequence ATGAAAGACCAACAAGAACAAATTAATATTGAATTGGACGAAAAAACTGCTGAAGGAATTTATTCTAATCTAGCGATTATTAACCATTCTTCATCTGAATTTGTTTTAGATTTTGTGAGTATCATGCCTGGTATTCCTAAAGCTAAAGTAAAGTCAAGGATTGTTTTAACCCCTCAACATGCTAAGCGATTGTTAAAAGCAATAGGTGATAATATTCACCGATTCGAATTGGCTAATGGAGAGATTAAAGATACTGAGCAATCGCCAATACCGCTTAATTTTGGTCCAGCAGGACAAGCATAA